From the genome of Psychroserpens ponticola, one region includes:
- a CDS encoding TetR/AcrR family transcriptional regulator, with the protein MKKLGVKERIIITASDLFYNQGFNQTGINQIISEAGVAKASMYQHFRSKEDIAVAYLTARHSMWMGKLKDCVSVQNTSKGKVIGCFDYLIEWLCEVNFRGCGWQNIITDLPKDHDKIRDQAIYHKNDLRKWIHTLLKEEGKYPKPEELGDEVLILIEGAIILSQIQKEKWPIEVAKKACIKLLI; encoded by the coding sequence ATGAAAAAATTAGGAGTGAAAGAACGCATTATCATAACAGCTTCGGATTTGTTTTATAACCAAGGATTTAATCAAACTGGAATAAATCAAATAATATCTGAAGCTGGAGTAGCAAAAGCAAGCATGTATCAACATTTTAGATCAAAAGAAGATATTGCTGTTGCGTATTTGACAGCGAGACATAGTATGTGGATGGGCAAACTAAAAGACTGTGTATCTGTTCAAAACACATCTAAAGGTAAAGTAATTGGTTGTTTTGATTACCTAATAGAATGGTTATGTGAAGTGAATTTTAGAGGATGTGGATGGCAAAATATTATTACAGATTTGCCCAAAGACCATGATAAGATTAGAGACCAAGCAATTTATCATAAGAATGATCTTAGAAAATGGATTCATACTCTATTGAAAGAAGAAGGTAAATATCCAAAACCCGAAGAATTGGGAGATGAAGTTTTAATTTTAATTGAAGGAGCAATCATTTTATCACAAATACAAAAAGAAAAATGGCCTATTGAAGTTGCAAAGAAAGCATGTATTAAACTTTTAATCTAA
- a CDS encoding nuclear transport factor 2 family protein, producing the protein MNKITPPFNKEKAKKKVQAAEDAWNSKNPDKVSMAYSIDSKWRNREHFFTGRKAIVEFLTEKWNKELHYKLKKYLWSYSENRISVRFEYEWQDSETKQWKRTHGNEHWEFDSEGLMKIRDMSANDISINKTERKFN; encoded by the coding sequence ATGAACAAAATAACACCTCCTTTCAACAAAGAAAAAGCGAAAAAAAAAGTTCAAGCTGCTGAAGACGCTTGGAACAGTAAAAATCCAGATAAGGTATCTATGGCCTACTCAATAGATTCAAAATGGAGAAATAGAGAACATTTTTTTACTGGTAGAAAAGCAATTGTAGAATTTCTAACAGAGAAATGGAATAAAGAATTGCATTACAAACTTAAAAAATACTTATGGTCATATTCTGAAAATAGAATTTCTGTACGATTTGAATACGAATGGCAGGATTCGGAAACGAAACAATGGAAACGAACTCATGGAAACGAGCATTGGGAATTTGATTCTGAAGGATTAATGAAAATAAGAGACATGAGTGCAAATGACATAAGCATTAATAAAACAGAAAGAAAATTTAATTAA
- a CDS encoding carboxymuconolactone decarboxylase family protein produces the protein MKTLQPLTIEEANENSKAIFTGIKNKIGMLPNLYATMGISDKLLSGFLNFTETLKSGEFSNKEYEAIALITSQTNNCAYCLSAHTALGKMNGFTENETLNLRSKTIADAKLNALVTLASEITNTKGHPTQLAIQTFFETGYNKAAFAELIAIVSLTTITNTIYHNGGFEIDFPKAQNLEQLQEV, from the coding sequence ATGAAGACATTACAACCTTTAACAATAGAAGAGGCCAACGAAAATTCCAAAGCAATTTTCACAGGTATCAAAAATAAAATCGGAATGCTACCAAACTTATATGCAACTATGGGTATTTCAGATAAATTACTAAGCGGATTTCTAAACTTTACAGAAACTTTAAAAAGTGGAGAATTCTCAAATAAAGAATATGAAGCTATAGCATTGATAACATCACAAACTAATAATTGTGCTTATTGCCTTTCAGCACATACAGCATTAGGTAAAATGAATGGTTTTACTGAAAATGAAACTTTAAATTTAAGAAGCAAAACTATTGCAGATGCAAAACTAAATGCATTGGTAACATTAGCAAGCGAAATTACAAACACTAAAGGTCATCCTACACAATTAGCTATTCAAACCTTTTTTGAAACAGGATATAACAAAGCGGCTTTTGCAGAATTAATAGCTATCGTTTCACTAACAACTATTACAAACACTATATATCATAATGGTGGTTTTGAAATAGATTTTCCAAAAGCACAAAACCTAGAACAATTACAAGAAGTATAA
- a CDS encoding alpha/beta fold hydrolase, translated as MKTQILKSVLGIATIAVLSIGIFSFETPENNTIIHKTEKKQQTLHNTVKVNGLDIFYREAGDVNKPTILLLHGYPTSSHMFRNLITDLSVRYHVLAPDYPGFGRSDQPKMKDFDYTFDNMANVVEGFLEELNVEKYSIYLMDYGAPIGFRIASKYPEKVESLIIQNGNAYDEGLKDFWIPIKKYWNDNTIENGKALEGFHSPDGLKWQYTHGVQDPLKISPDNWNIDLQHLTREENNEIQLAMFYSYRTNVPLYPEWQQYFRDHQPPTLIVWGKNDYIFPADGAFPYKRDLKNLEFHLLDTGHFALEEKGDEIANYILDFLNKNNIK; from the coding sequence ATGAAAACACAAATTTTAAAATCAGTATTAGGTATTGCTACGATAGCAGTACTATCAATAGGAATATTCTCTTTCGAAACTCCTGAAAACAACACAATAATTCATAAAACTGAAAAAAAACAACAAACGCTTCACAATACAGTAAAGGTTAATGGTTTGGATATATTCTATAGAGAAGCAGGAGATGTAAATAAACCAACAATTTTATTATTACATGGTTACCCAACATCATCACATATGTTTCGAAATTTAATAACAGACTTGTCTGTTCGATATCATGTTTTAGCTCCAGATTACCCTGGTTTTGGCAGAAGTGATCAGCCTAAAATGAAAGATTTCGATTATACTTTTGATAATATGGCTAATGTTGTAGAAGGCTTTTTAGAAGAATTAAACGTTGAAAAATACAGTATTTACTTAATGGATTATGGCGCACCAATTGGTTTCAGAATAGCTTCAAAATATCCTGAAAAAGTTGAATCACTAATCATTCAAAATGGAAATGCCTATGATGAAGGTTTAAAAGATTTCTGGATTCCAATTAAAAAATATTGGAACGACAACACAATTGAAAATGGTAAAGCATTAGAAGGATTTCACTCTCCAGATGGATTAAAATGGCAATATACACATGGTGTCCAAGATCCTTTAAAAATTAGTCCAGATAACTGGAATATAGATTTACAACATTTAACTAGAGAAGAAAACAATGAGATTCAATTAGCTATGTTTTATAGTTATAGAACAAATGTTCCTCTATATCCAGAATGGCAACAATACTTTAGAGATCATCAACCACCAACATTAATTGTTTGGGGAAAGAATGATTACATTTTTCCAGCTGATGGTGCCTTTCCTTACAAACGAGATTTAAAAAATCTGGAGTTTCACTTATTAGACACAGGTCATTTTGCCTTAGAAGAAAAAGGAGATGAAATAGCAAATTACATCTTAGACTTTTTGAATAAAAATAATATTAAATAA
- a CDS encoding pyridoxamine 5'-phosphate oxidase family protein, producing the protein MAKNFAEIAFTDSVKKLQEHHGSRNAYERMEKYNIIDGLTINEVSFIQARDSFYLASIGTNKFPYIQHRGGPKGFLKILDTKRIGFIDFIGNKQYVSVGNIATNKNVALIMIDYPTKKRLKIFAKSEIVELKNNPDLYEFMDLNDYKFRPERMMVFNIEAYDWNCPQHITPRYTTTEINEAFKPQQDYIAKLEDELKKLKEQIKL; encoded by the coding sequence ATGGCGAAAAATTTTGCAGAAATTGCCTTTACTGATTCAGTAAAAAAACTACAAGAACATCATGGAAGTCGCAACGCTTATGAGCGTATGGAGAAATATAATATCATTGATGGATTAACAATAAATGAAGTTTCCTTCATTCAAGCTAGAGACAGTTTTTATCTAGCTTCAATAGGAACTAATAAATTTCCTTACATACAACATCGTGGAGGTCCAAAAGGATTTTTAAAAATACTAGATACAAAGCGAATAGGTTTTATTGATTTTATTGGCAACAAACAATATGTTTCAGTAGGAAACATAGCAACTAACAAAAATGTTGCACTAATAATGATTGATTATCCAACAAAAAAACGTCTTAAAATTTTTGCTAAATCAGAAATTGTGGAACTTAAAAACAATCCAGATTTGTATGAGTTTATGGATTTAAATGACTATAAGTTTCGACCAGAAAGAATGATGGTATTCAATATTGAAGCCTATGATTGGAACTGCCCGCAACATATAACACCTAGATATACAACAACAGAAATAAATGAAGCTTTTAAACCACAGCAAGATTACATAGCAAAATTAGAAGATGAATTAAAAAAATTAAAAGAACAAATCAAACTTTAA
- a CDS encoding alkene reductase encodes MAPLTRCRAIDNIPNDLMAKYYQQRSSAGLIISEGTSPSPNGIGYPRIPGAYTDAQISGWKKIAESVHSKGGKIFVQLMHTGRITAKANMPNGTVTLAPSNIQAAGEMFTETGMVTHETPKAMTLKEVVNTQNEHVIAARRLLTEAGIDGVELHAANGYLMNQFINPKSNKREDQYGGSIENRTRFVLETAKKVADEIGSEKVGIRVSPYGAYNDMLSDYEELEGTFIYLAKELAKIELAYIHIVDQRVAFGAPDFTLNIKQIIKENFKGVVISGGDVDSEEKAKAILASGLDLVYVGRPFISNPNLVEKLQNKTKLVAPDMETFYSPSEVGYTDY; translated from the coding sequence ATGGCACCATTAACTCGTTGTCGTGCTATAGACAATATTCCAAATGATTTGATGGCAAAATATTATCAACAAAGATCAAGTGCAGGACTTATTATAAGTGAAGGCACTTCACCTTCACCAAATGGTATTGGATATCCAAGAATACCAGGCGCATATACTGATGCACAAATTTCAGGATGGAAAAAAATTGCTGAGTCGGTTCATTCTAAGGGAGGAAAAATATTTGTTCAGCTTATGCATACTGGAAGAATTACTGCCAAGGCAAATATGCCAAATGGAACAGTTACCTTAGCACCTTCAAATATTCAAGCGGCTGGCGAAATGTTTACCGAAACAGGAATGGTTACCCATGAAACGCCAAAGGCCATGACACTCAAAGAGGTAGTGAATACTCAAAACGAACACGTAATAGCGGCTAGACGACTGCTGACTGAAGCGGGTATTGATGGAGTTGAATTACATGCAGCTAATGGATATCTAATGAATCAGTTTATCAATCCTAAATCCAATAAAAGAGAAGATCAATATGGAGGCTCAATTGAAAACAGAACTAGATTCGTATTAGAAACGGCAAAAAAAGTAGCCGATGAGATTGGGTCAGAAAAAGTTGGAATTCGAGTTTCGCCATATGGAGCCTACAATGATATGCTATCAGATTATGAAGAATTAGAAGGCACATTTATTTATTTAGCTAAAGAATTAGCGAAAATTGAACTCGCTTATATTCATATTGTAGATCAAAGAGTTGCTTTTGGTGCTCCCGATTTCACTCTTAACATCAAACAAATTATAAAAGAAAATTTTAAAGGTGTCGTTATTTCTGGTGGAGATGTTGATTCTGAAGAAAAAGCAAAAGCTATTTTAGCTAGTGGTTTAGACTTGGTATACGTAGGCAGACCATTTATATCTAATCCAAACCTAGTTGAAAAACTTCAGAATAAAACTAAATTAGTAGCTCCAGATATGGAGACCTTTTATTCACCGAGTGAAGTAGGATATACCGATTACTAA
- a CDS encoding RidA family protein — protein MNLITNLKKHKLELPELTVPGGSYVSVNIRGNIAYVAIQFPIKNEVYLYQGKLGNELSTQDGYKAMELCALNVISQIHTKVGFENVIGLNHIDAYYQSSKNWDDSPIVVNGASDIFVNILEEKGKHSRSIFGVQSLPRNFGVGLTATFTIKT, from the coding sequence ATGAACCTAATAACAAATCTTAAGAAGCATAAACTTGAACTTCCTGAATTAACAGTTCCGGGAGGTTCTTATGTTTCCGTAAACATAAGAGGGAATATTGCATATGTTGCCATTCAATTTCCTATAAAAAACGAAGTGTACCTCTATCAAGGAAAATTAGGCAATGAACTAAGTACTCAGGATGGTTATAAAGCAATGGAGCTTTGTGCTTTAAATGTAATTTCACAAATACACACTAAGGTAGGCTTTGAAAATGTAATTGGATTAAATCATATTGATGCATATTATCAATCTTCTAAAAATTGGGATGATTCTCCTATAGTTGTTAATGGAGCTTCTGATATATTTGTTAATATCTTAGAAGAAAAAGGAAAGCATTCGAGATCCATTTTTGGTGTTCAAAGTTTACCTAGAAATTTTGGTGTTGGTTTAACAGCTACTTTCACTATAAAAACATAA
- a CDS encoding MBL fold metallo-hydrolase, translated as MLKIHHLRNATMVVETEKDVILIDPMLGDQGVMPSFTFFRHKARRNPTVPLPINSNLILEKVTHCLITHQHPDHIDNKGVKFLIKKNIPITCSVKDEKALKKRGLNVVQSIKHWEKQQFLGGTIEGIPAKHGYGFVAKPMGNVIGFYFKLPNQKSIYLSSDTIYTNSVDKVLKAYKPDISVLACGTAQFDLFKQLIMSKEDIIKFIKNASGKVIANHMESINHCPLTRKELKEVLTNNNLIDNVLIPKDGEIMIMQ; from the coding sequence ATGCTAAAGATTCACCATTTAAGAAATGCCACAATGGTTGTGGAAACAGAGAAAGATGTCATTTTAATTGATCCAATGTTAGGAGACCAAGGAGTCATGCCCTCTTTTACTTTTTTCAGACATAAAGCAAGAAGAAATCCAACAGTTCCTCTTCCTATAAATTCTAATTTGATATTAGAAAAAGTAACACATTGCCTCATAACACATCAACATCCAGATCATATTGATAATAAAGGAGTTAAATTCTTAATCAAAAAAAACATCCCAATTACATGTAGTGTAAAGGATGAAAAAGCATTAAAAAAAAGAGGGTTAAATGTTGTTCAATCTATAAAACATTGGGAGAAACAACAATTTTTAGGTGGAACCATTGAAGGTATTCCTGCTAAACATGGATACGGATTTGTTGCTAAACCTATGGGAAATGTTATTGGATTTTATTTTAAGCTACCCAATCAAAAATCAATTTATCTGAGTTCAGATACCATTTACACTAACTCTGTAGATAAAGTTTTGAAAGCGTATAAACCAGACATTAGTGTTTTAGCTTGTGGCACAGCTCAATTTGACTTATTTAAGCAATTAATTATGAGCAAAGAAGACATTATTAAATTTATAAAAAATGCATCAGGAAAAGTGATTGCAAATCACATGGAATCTATAAATCATTGCCCATTAACCAGAAAAGAACTAAAAGAAGTATTAACAAATAATAATCTAATTGATAATGTTTTAATTCCTAAAGATGGAGAAATTATGATTATGCAATAA
- a CDS encoding nucleoside deaminase, whose product MCKDKFMQEAVNSALKGMNNNEGGPFGCVVVKGGKIVGRGNNKVTSTNDPTAHAEVTAIRDACKNLDSFQLDGCEIYTSCEPCPMCLGAIYWARPDKVYYGSNQVDAANIGFDDEFIYKEIPLPYAERSIPFEQLAREIALQPFQEWTKKEDKTEY is encoded by the coding sequence ATGTGCAAAGATAAATTTATGCAGGAAGCTGTAAATTCAGCTCTAAAAGGAATGAATAACAACGAAGGCGGACCATTTGGGTGTGTAGTCGTTAAAGGCGGAAAAATCGTCGGACGAGGAAACAATAAAGTCACCTCAACTAATGATCCAACTGCACATGCAGAAGTTACAGCCATTCGAGATGCTTGTAAAAACCTAGACTCATTTCAATTAGATGGTTGTGAAATTTACACCTCTTGTGAACCTTGTCCAATGTGCTTAGGCGCAATTTATTGGGCAAGACCAGACAAAGTATATTATGGAAGTAATCAAGTAGACGCAGCTAATATTGGTTTTGATGACGAATTTATTTATAAAGAAATCCCACTGCCTTATGCCGAAAGAAGCATTCCTTTTGAACAATTAGCTCGTGAGATTGCTTTACAACCATTTCAAGAATGGACAAAAAAAGAAGATAAAACGGAATATTAA
- a CDS encoding FAD binding domain-containing protein — translation MITFILNNKTIKTPEHSGMTLLDFVRYEQRLTGTKIGCREGDCGACTALVGTLKNNTIQYQSITSCISPLGNAHGKHIVTVEGTNLKNKLTAAQEAMKANYATQCGFCTPGFVVALTGFALSNSENNYNNALDAISGNICRCTGYKSIEKAAYQVVEKLEGQEKNSLKWLIENGFIPEYFESIPQRLKAIEVKDLNQPKGKYVSGGTDLYVQQADHLADNSVHLIAEKDYLKGISIVNNVCTIGTNSTVSDLWNHSEINNHFLNLKKHLKLVSSEQIRNMASFGGNLANASPIGDMTIFFLALNSTITISNENEKERILPLKDFYQGYKTYDLNDGELLKTISFKLPTKQSFFNFEKVCKRTHLDIASVNSAIHLFVENNVISEAHVSIGGVAAIPKYLHDTSSFLKGKTLTTETILEANEVLQNEISPISDVRGTSDYKRLLGRQLFFAHFIELFPKQFTLNDFVQHA, via the coding sequence ATGATTACCTTCATCCTAAATAATAAAACCATAAAAACGCCTGAGCATTCAGGAATGACGTTATTAGATTTTGTTCGATATGAACAACGCCTTACAGGAACCAAAATTGGCTGTCGTGAAGGTGATTGTGGTGCATGTACAGCTTTAGTTGGAACCCTAAAAAATAATACGATTCAATACCAAAGTATCACCTCTTGTATTTCTCCTTTAGGGAATGCACATGGAAAACATATTGTTACTGTTGAAGGCACCAATTTAAAAAACAAATTAACCGCTGCTCAAGAAGCCATGAAAGCAAATTACGCTACACAATGCGGATTTTGCACTCCTGGATTTGTGGTTGCTCTAACAGGTTTTGCCTTATCTAATTCTGAAAACAACTATAATAATGCACTTGATGCCATTAGTGGAAATATTTGCAGATGCACAGGCTATAAGTCTATTGAAAAAGCTGCATATCAAGTTGTTGAAAAGTTAGAGGGTCAAGAAAAAAATTCTTTAAAATGGCTAATTGAAAATGGATTTATTCCAGAGTATTTTGAAAGCATTCCTCAACGTTTAAAAGCTATTGAAGTAAAAGATTTGAATCAACCCAAAGGAAAATACGTGTCTGGAGGAACCGATTTATATGTACAACAAGCCGATCATTTAGCTGATAACTCAGTGCATTTAATTGCTGAAAAAGATTATCTAAAAGGAATTAGCATTGTAAATAATGTTTGTACAATTGGTACGAATTCTACCGTTTCAGATTTATGGAATCACTCTGAAATCAATAACCACTTTCTTAATCTCAAAAAGCACCTTAAACTCGTGTCTTCAGAACAAATTAGAAACATGGCATCTTTTGGTGGCAACTTAGCAAATGCGTCGCCAATTGGTGACATGACAATTTTCTTTTTAGCACTAAACAGTACTATTACGATTTCAAATGAAAACGAAAAAGAGCGAATTCTTCCACTTAAAGACTTCTATCAAGGCTATAAAACCTATGATTTAAATGATGGAGAGTTACTAAAAACCATTAGCTTTAAATTGCCAACGAAGCAATCGTTTTTCAATTTCGAAAAAGTGTGTAAACGAACACATCTAGATATTGCAAGTGTCAATTCAGCAATTCATCTATTTGTTGAAAATAATGTTATTTCTGAAGCGCATGTTTCCATTGGTGGAGTTGCAGCTATTCCGAAATACTTACACGATACTTCAAGTTTTTTAAAAGGAAAAACACTAACTACGGAAACTATACTTGAAGCTAATGAGGTGCTTCAAAATGAAATTTCGCCAATTAGTGATGTTCGTGGAACTAGTGATTACAAGCGTTTACTTGGTAGACAATTATTCTTCGCGCACTTCATAGAATTATTTCCAAAGCAATTCACTTTAAACGATTTTGTTCAGCATGCATAA
- a CDS encoding xanthine dehydrogenase molybdopterin binding subunit — protein sequence MHKHKSNTTLDSKLNAVSIALKQSIKNLDSYTHVRGESLYVDDVNIRQGTFHGVVFDSPKAHGKIKHIDYSKAEALEGVERIFTYKDVPGENQIGGIIPDEPLFAEDDVHFWGMPIALIVAESEFIARKARGLIEIEIEDLPVITTSKEAKAKGSFINAPRSFSLGDAEKGFNDCEYIFEGETFSNGQEHLYIEAQGAYAEPLENGNIKITSSTQGPTAVQKTVAQVLGVAMHKIEVDVTRLGGGFGGKEDQATPWAVMAALAAYHLNQSVKLILNRHDDLRMTGKRHPYESTYKIGLSKDLKILAYQAEFLQNSGAAADLSPAIAERTLFHATNSYFVPNVETTVISCKTHLPPNTAFRGFGGPQGMFVIESAIAKAANEIGVSPRQIQEANLLDENNSFSYGQIAKKVEAKNTWNSAKSIFNSEDLEKEIEDFNATNSNFKKGLAFMPITFGISFTNTPMNHARALVHIYLDGSVGISTAAVEMGQGVNTKMMQIAAQVFSIPIEKTKIETTNTTRVANTSPSAASSTADLNGKATLKACNALLGRLKTVASEDLNTSEDNIELKDEFVYVNNKKSELSWTELISKTMLKRVALTENAHYATPEIHFDKTKEKGHPFAYHVYGTAIITTTVDCTRGTYEFDSVKIVHDYGKSMSEGIDLGQVEGALIQGIGWMTMEEIAYNEDGRLLSNALSTYKVPDIFSVPKNVEVIPVETEGNDMAILKSKAVGEPPLMYGIGAYFALQNAIKAFNPNYDLKFHAPMTPEKVLMSLYSK from the coding sequence ATGCATAAACACAAATCAAATACCACATTAGATTCTAAATTAAATGCCGTTTCAATTGCTTTAAAACAGAGCATCAAAAACTTAGATTCGTATACGCATGTTCGTGGTGAATCTCTATATGTAGATGATGTTAATATCAGGCAAGGCACGTTTCATGGTGTTGTTTTTGATTCTCCAAAAGCACACGGAAAAATTAAACATATCGATTATTCTAAAGCAGAAGCTTTGGAAGGTGTTGAACGTATTTTTACTTACAAAGATGTTCCTGGAGAAAACCAAATTGGAGGTATTATTCCAGATGAACCTTTATTTGCTGAAGATGACGTTCATTTTTGGGGAATGCCAATTGCTTTAATTGTTGCTGAATCTGAATTTATTGCCAGAAAAGCAAGGGGTTTAATCGAAATTGAAATCGAAGACTTACCAGTCATTACAACTTCAAAAGAGGCAAAAGCTAAAGGAAGTTTCATCAATGCACCACGTTCTTTTAGTTTAGGTGATGCTGAAAAAGGATTCAACGATTGTGAGTATATTTTTGAAGGTGAAACTTTTTCGAATGGTCAAGAGCATTTATACATCGAGGCTCAAGGCGCTTATGCTGAACCTCTAGAAAATGGAAACATAAAAATAACATCTTCAACTCAAGGGCCAACTGCTGTTCAAAAAACAGTGGCTCAGGTTTTGGGTGTTGCTATGCATAAAATTGAAGTCGATGTCACGCGTCTTGGAGGTGGATTTGGAGGTAAAGAAGATCAAGCAACACCTTGGGCTGTAATGGCTGCTTTAGCAGCTTACCATTTAAATCAGTCTGTAAAATTGATCTTGAATCGTCATGACGATTTACGAATGACTGGCAAGCGTCATCCTTATGAAAGCACTTATAAAATTGGCTTATCAAAAGACTTGAAAATTTTGGCTTACCAAGCCGAATTTCTACAAAATTCAGGTGCTGCAGCCGATTTATCTCCAGCAATTGCTGAGCGAACGTTGTTTCATGCAACCAATAGTTATTTTGTTCCAAATGTAGAAACCACAGTAATTAGTTGTAAAACTCATCTTCCTCCTAACACAGCGTTTCGAGGTTTTGGTGGTCCGCAAGGTATGTTCGTTATAGAATCCGCTATTGCAAAAGCCGCCAATGAAATTGGTGTATCACCTAGACAAATTCAAGAAGCCAATTTATTAGATGAAAACAACAGCTTTTCTTATGGTCAAATCGCTAAAAAAGTTGAAGCTAAAAACACTTGGAATTCAGCAAAATCCATTTTCAATAGTGAAGACTTAGAGAAAGAGATTGAAGACTTTAATGCGACCAATTCAAACTTCAAAAAAGGCTTAGCGTTTATGCCAATTACATTTGGTATTTCATTTACCAATACACCAATGAATCACGCTCGTGCTTTAGTTCATATTTATCTCGATGGAAGCGTCGGAATCAGCACTGCTGCTGTAGAAATGGGTCAAGGTGTCAACACTAAAATGATGCAAATCGCTGCACAAGTGTTTTCTATTCCTATTGAAAAAACAAAAATTGAAACAACAAATACAACGCGTGTTGCCAATACGTCTCCTTCTGCTGCAAGTTCTACTGCAGATTTGAATGGAAAAGCAACGCTAAAAGCTTGTAATGCTTTACTTGGTCGTTTAAAAACTGTAGCTTCTGAAGACTTAAACACTTCCGAAGACAACATCGAATTAAAAGATGAGTTTGTTTACGTAAATAATAAGAAATCAGAATTATCTTGGACTGAACTCATCAGTAAAACCATGCTAAAACGTGTGGCTTTAACTGAAAATGCACATTATGCAACACCAGAGATTCACTTCGATAAAACAAAAGAAAAAGGGCATCCTTTTGCCTATCATGTTTACGGAACAGCCATTATTACAACTACTGTAGATTGTACTCGTGGCACTTACGAATTTGATTCCGTTAAAATTGTTCATGACTATGGAAAAAGTATGAGTGAAGGTATTGATTTAGGTCAAGTTGAAGGTGCTCTAATTCAAGGAATCGGCTGGATGACTATGGAAGAAATTGCTTATAATGAAGATGGTCGATTACTTTCAAATGCTTTATCAACATATAAAGTTCCAGATATATTTTCAGTTCCTAAAAACGTAGAAGTAATTCCTGTAGAAACTGAAGGAAATGATATGGCTATTTTAAAATCAAAAGCTGTTGGAGAACCTCCTTTGATGTATGGCATTGGAGCTTATTTTGCACTTCAAAATGCCATTAAAGCGTTCAATCCTAACTACGATTTAAAATTCCATGCACCAATGACTCCTGAAAAAGTTTTAATGAGTTTATATAGTAAATAA